The Streptomyces sp. RKAG293 genome includes a region encoding these proteins:
- a CDS encoding HAD family hydrolase encodes MTASPSRTPPRLVATDLDGTLLRSDGTVSERTRRALRSVAAAGAEVVFVTARPPRYVDGIAEGAGHEGTAICCNGAIVYDVPGRQFLDARLMPTAVARKAAEALVAVLPGSTLALETGHRLISERDFGKKDFQEVIVETAAELWESDEDIVKLLVHSSRHHADLMMTAAHDAALTGVEVTHSGGSGMLEVSSPGVTKAGTLALWCAARGIGASEVVTFGDMPNDLSTLTWAGAGYAMSNAHPDVLAAAPLRAASNDEDGVARVLEELYDV; translated from the coding sequence ATGACTGCTTCCCCCTCCCGAACCCCTCCCCGGCTGGTGGCCACCGACCTCGACGGCACGCTGCTGCGCAGCGACGGAACGGTCTCGGAGCGGACCCGGCGGGCACTGCGGTCGGTGGCGGCCGCGGGTGCCGAGGTCGTCTTCGTGACGGCGCGGCCGCCGCGTTACGTCGACGGCATCGCCGAGGGCGCCGGGCACGAGGGGACCGCGATCTGCTGCAACGGCGCGATCGTCTACGACGTCCCCGGCCGGCAGTTCCTCGACGCGCGGCTGATGCCGACGGCCGTCGCGCGCAAGGCGGCGGAGGCGCTCGTCGCGGTGCTGCCCGGCTCGACGCTCGCCCTGGAGACCGGCCACCGCCTGATCAGCGAGCGGGACTTCGGGAAGAAGGACTTCCAGGAGGTGATCGTGGAGACCGCCGCCGAGCTGTGGGAGTCGGACGAGGACATCGTCAAGCTCCTCGTGCACTCCTCGCGGCACCACGCGGACCTGATGATGACCGCGGCGCACGACGCCGCGCTCACCGGCGTCGAGGTCACGCACTCCGGCGGCTCCGGCATGCTGGAGGTCAGCTCGCCCGGCGTCACCAAGGCCGGCACGCTCGCCCTGTGGTGCGCGGCCCGCGGGATCGGCGCCTCCGAGGTGGTCACCTTCGGCGACATGCCGAACGACCTGTCCACCCTGACCTGGGCAGGAGCCGGCTACGCGATGAGCAACGCGCACCCGGACGTCCTGGCCGCGGCGCCGCTGCGGGCCGCTTCGAACGACGAGGACGGGGTGGCGCGGGTGCTGGAGGAGCTCTACGACGTGTAG
- a CDS encoding PhzF family phenazine biosynthesis protein, with protein sequence MTDHEVLRVFIGPDGRGGNLLGVVTAGSSDPAGRQAIAAELGYSETVFIDDAERGEVRIFTPSVELPFAGHPLVGTAWHLKSSVLRPPAGDVPAWAEGDFTWIRGRAAWAPGRRTEQYATVAEVDALPSPPPGEGWLYAWAWADEAAGRIRARGFPRRGDAITEDEATGASAVVLTAQLARPLDIRQGAASQILTRPGPDGTIDVGGRVAHVR encoded by the coding sequence ATGACCGATCATGAAGTGCTCCGGGTGTTCATCGGCCCCGACGGCCGGGGCGGCAACCTCCTGGGCGTGGTGACCGCCGGCTCCTCCGACCCGGCCGGCCGCCAGGCGATCGCCGCCGAACTCGGTTACAGCGAGACGGTGTTCATCGACGACGCGGAACGCGGCGAAGTGCGGATCTTCACCCCCAGCGTGGAGCTCCCCTTCGCCGGCCACCCCCTCGTCGGCACCGCCTGGCACCTGAAGTCGTCCGTCCTGCGCCCGCCGGCCGGCGACGTCCCCGCCTGGGCGGAGGGCGACTTCACCTGGATCCGCGGCCGCGCCGCCTGGGCCCCCGGCCGCCGCACCGAGCAGTACGCGACGGTCGCCGAGGTCGACGCCCTGCCCTCCCCGCCGCCCGGCGAGGGCTGGCTCTACGCCTGGGCCTGGGCCGACGAAGCGGCGGGCCGCATCCGCGCCCGCGGCTTCCCCCGCCGCGGCGACGCCATCACCGAGGACGAGGCGACCGGAGCCTCCGCGGTCGTCCTCACCGCCCAACTCGCCCGCCCCCTCGACATCCGCCAGGGCGCCGCCTCCCAGATCCTGACCCGTCCGGGCCCGGACGGCACGATCGACGTGGGCGGCCGGGTGGCGCACGTGCGCTGA
- a CDS encoding helix-turn-helix transcriptional regulator, translated as MPTTTHPAQHESDADIKRRELASFLRSRRERIAPEQVGLPAGRRRRTPGLRREEVAGLAAVGVTWYTWLEQARDIQVSAQVADAIARALMLDPNERVHLFTLAGVADPSPFADCPGMSDQIRLMLEQLEPLPAFVANSRHDVIAYNRTYGRLVDDLDARPFEDRNIMWLAFTDPAWREALIDREEVIRLMAAKFRSAMAEHLAEPAWKSLLKRLQQASPEFCEAWERHEVLQPDNRSKRYLNPQVGLLTFDFTHLWLGPRSGPRLVTYTPADDVTRTRLQRLYELCGPAASDARPVLASAGRS; from the coding sequence ATGCCTACGACGACGCACCCCGCGCAGCACGAGTCGGACGCCGACATCAAGCGGCGCGAGCTCGCCTCGTTCCTGCGCAGCCGCCGTGAGCGCATCGCTCCCGAGCAGGTCGGACTGCCGGCGGGGCGGCGGCGCCGCACGCCCGGGCTGCGCCGCGAGGAGGTCGCGGGTCTCGCCGCGGTCGGCGTCACCTGGTACACGTGGCTGGAGCAGGCCCGGGACATCCAGGTGTCCGCGCAGGTCGCCGACGCCATCGCCCGGGCCCTGATGCTCGACCCGAACGAGCGCGTGCACCTGTTCACCCTCGCCGGGGTCGCCGACCCCAGCCCCTTCGCCGACTGCCCCGGCATGTCGGACCAGATCCGTCTGATGCTGGAGCAGCTGGAACCGCTGCCGGCCTTCGTCGCCAACAGCCGGCACGACGTGATCGCGTACAACCGCACCTACGGGCGGCTGGTCGACGATCTGGACGCGCGGCCCTTCGAGGACCGCAACATCATGTGGCTCGCCTTCACCGACCCGGCCTGGCGCGAGGCGCTGATCGACCGGGAAGAGGTGATCCGGCTGATGGCCGCCAAATTCCGGTCCGCGATGGCCGAGCACCTCGCGGAGCCGGCCTGGAAGTCGCTTCTCAAGCGTCTCCAGCAGGCGTCACCGGAGTTCTGCGAGGCCTGGGAGCGCCATGAGGTGCTCCAGCCCGACAACCGCTCCAAGCGCTATCTGAACCCGCAGGTCGGGCTGCTCACCTTCGACTTCACCCATCTGTGGCTCGGCCCGCGCTCCGGGCCGCGGCTCGTGACGTACACCCCGGCGGACGACGTGACGCGTACCCGGCTGCAGCGGCTGTACGAGCTGTGCGGCCCTGCCGCGAGCGACGCGCGGCCCGTTCTCGCGTCGGCGGGCCGGTCGTAG
- a CDS encoding oxidoreductase has protein sequence MGWTANDIPDQTGRTAVVTGANSGIGYCAARELARRGALVVLACRSEERGQAAADRLVAEVPEARAVFQRLDLGDLGSVRAFAEEFAGDRLDLLVNNAGVMALPYTQTADGFETQFGVNHLGHFALTGLLLPRLLATPGARVVSVSSGMHAIANVDLGDLNSERRYRRWIAYGRSKSANLLFIHELARQLETTGADLVAAAAHPGYAETNLQTAGAKMEGRKAAERVAVVGNRIIGQSAAAGALPTLYAATAPDVAPDSFIGPRFLGWRGAPNRSWRASWTKDDRAGEMLWTASEQLTGVTYKF, from the coding sequence ATGGGCTGGACTGCGAACGACATCCCCGACCAGACCGGACGCACCGCCGTGGTGACCGGGGCCAACAGCGGCATCGGGTACTGCGCCGCGAGGGAGCTGGCGCGGCGCGGCGCGCTGGTCGTCCTGGCGTGCCGCAGCGAGGAGCGCGGACAGGCGGCGGCGGACCGGTTGGTGGCCGAGGTGCCGGAGGCGCGGGCGGTGTTCCAGCGGCTGGATCTGGGGGACCTGGGGTCGGTGCGGGCCTTCGCGGAGGAGTTCGCGGGCGACCGGCTGGATCTGCTGGTGAACAACGCGGGCGTGATGGCCCTGCCGTACACGCAGACCGCCGACGGGTTCGAGACGCAGTTCGGCGTCAACCACCTCGGTCACTTCGCCCTGACGGGCCTGCTGCTGCCGAGGCTGCTCGCGACCCCCGGGGCCCGGGTCGTCAGCGTCTCCAGCGGGATGCACGCGATCGCCAACGTGGATCTCGGGGACTTGAACAGCGAGCGCCGCTACCGCCGCTGGATCGCGTACGGCCGCTCCAAGAGCGCCAATCTGCTGTTCATCCACGAGCTGGCACGGCAGTTGGAGACGACGGGCGCGGACCTGGTGGCCGCCGCCGCGCACCCCGGCTACGCCGAAACGAATCTCCAGACGGCGGGCGCGAAGATGGAGGGCCGCAAGGCCGCCGAACGCGTCGCCGTCGTCGGCAACCGGATCATCGGCCAGTCGGCCGCGGCGGGCGCGCTGCCGACGCTCTACGCGGCCACCGCACCGGACGTGGCCCCCGACTCGTTCATCGGCCCCCGGTTCCTGGGCTGGCGCGGCGCGCCGAACCGCTCCTGGCGCGCCTCCTGGACGAAGGACGACCGGGCGGGCGAGATGCTGTGGACGGCGTCCGAGCAGCTGACGGGCGTGACGTACAAGTTCTGA
- the dusB gene encoding tRNA dihydrouridine synthase DusB, which translates to MTADATMPLQIGPHTVWPPVVLAPMAGITNAPFRTLCREFSGGKGLFVSEMITTRALVERDSKTLRLIRFDATEKPRSIQLYGVDPVTVGKAVRMIADEGLADHIDLNFGCPVPKVTRKGGGSALPYKRNLLRSILREAVGSAGDLPVTIKMRKGIDDDHLTYLDAGRIAVEEGVTAVALHGRTAAQHYGGTADWDAIARLKEHVPEIPVLGNGDIWRADDALRMMRETGADGVVVGRGCLGRPWIFGDLVSAMEGGDAQARPTFKEVAVVMRRHAELLGEWIGDEERGVIDFRKHVAWYTKGFSVGSQLRRSLAVSSSLAELDEHLAAVDLDQPWPESAEGPRGRTAGNNRVVLPDGWLNDPYDCAAVSPEAELDTSGG; encoded by the coding sequence ATGACCGCTGACGCCACCATGCCACTTCAGATCGGCCCGCACACCGTGTGGCCGCCGGTGGTTCTCGCCCCCATGGCCGGGATCACCAACGCGCCCTTCCGCACGCTGTGCCGTGAGTTCTCCGGCGGCAAGGGGCTGTTCGTCAGCGAGATGATCACCACCCGGGCGCTCGTCGAGCGGGATTCCAAGACGCTGCGCCTGATCCGCTTCGACGCGACGGAGAAGCCGCGCTCCATCCAGCTCTACGGCGTCGACCCGGTGACCGTCGGCAAGGCCGTCCGCATGATCGCGGACGAGGGCCTGGCCGACCACATCGACCTCAACTTCGGCTGCCCGGTCCCCAAGGTGACCCGCAAGGGCGGCGGCTCGGCCCTTCCGTACAAGCGGAACCTGCTGCGCTCCATCCTGCGCGAGGCGGTCGGCAGCGCGGGGGACCTGCCGGTCACCATCAAGATGCGCAAGGGCATCGACGACGACCACCTGACGTATCTCGACGCGGGCCGGATCGCGGTCGAGGAGGGCGTCACCGCGGTCGCCCTGCACGGCCGCACCGCCGCACAGCACTACGGCGGCACCGCCGACTGGGACGCCATCGCCCGCCTCAAGGAGCACGTCCCGGAGATCCCGGTGCTCGGCAACGGCGACATCTGGCGCGCCGACGACGCGCTGCGCATGATGCGCGAGACCGGTGCCGACGGCGTCGTGGTCGGCCGCGGCTGCCTCGGCCGCCCGTGGATCTTCGGCGACCTGGTCAGCGCGATGGAGGGCGGGGACGCGCAGGCCCGGCCGACGTTCAAGGAGGTCGCCGTCGTCATGCGGCGGCACGCGGAGCTGCTCGGCGAGTGGATCGGCGACGAGGAGCGCGGAGTGATCGACTTCCGCAAGCACGTCGCCTGGTACACCAAGGGCTTCTCGGTCGGCTCCCAGCTGCGCCGCAGCCTCGCCGTCTCCTCCTCCCTCGCCGAGCTGGACGAGCACCTGGCCGCCGTCGACCTCGACCAGCCCTGGCCCGAGAGCGCCGAGGGCCCGCGCGGCCGCACCGCGGGCAACAACCGCGTCGTGCTCCCGGACGGCTGGCTGAACGACCCGTACGACTGCGCCGCCGTCAGCCCGGAAGCCGAGCTGGACACGTCGGGCGGCTGA
- the ppdK gene encoding pyruvate, phosphate dikinase: MSEQVSQKFVYDFTEGNKELKDLLGGKGANLAEMTNLGLPVPPGFIITTEACKVYLDSGHEPAELRDEVSAHLDALEQKMGKKLGQPDNPLLVSVRSGAKFSMPGMMDTVLNIGMSDASVAGLAAQAGDERFAWDSYRRLLQMFGKTVMGVDGELFEEALEEIKRAKGAESDLGLDAADLQQLVEEFKGIVLKEAGREFPQEPREQMDLAVRAVFDSWNTDRAKLYRRQERIPGDLGTAVNICSMVFGNLGPDSGTGVAFTRDPATGHQGVYGDYLQNAQGEDVVAGIRNTVPLADLEGLDKASYDQLMQIMTTLETHYKDLCDIEFTIERGHLWMLQTRVGKRTAAAAFRIATQLVDQGLIDEAEALQRVNGAQLAQLMFPRFEEDSKVTRLGWGIAASPGAAVGKAVFDSYTAVKWSRSGEKVILIRRETNPDDLNGMIAAEGILTSRGGKTSHAAVVARGMGKTCVCGAEELEVDTKRRRMTAPGGIVIEEGDVVSIDGSSGKVYLGEVPVVPSPVVEYFEGRMHAGADDADELVQAVHRIMAYADRVRRLRVRANADNAEDANRARRFGAQGIGLCRTEHMFLGERRELVERLILADTDSERDEALGALLPLQKADFIELFEAMDGLPVTVRLLDPPLHEFLPDITELSVRVALAESRKDANENDLRLLQAVHKLHEQNPMLGLRGVRLGLVIPGLFSMQVRAIAEAAAHRKDMKGDPRPEIMIPLVGTVQELEIVREEAEKVIAEVEAATGINLKLTLGTMIELPRAALTAGQIAEAAEFFSFGTNDLTQTVWGFSRDDVEASFFTAYLEKGIFGVSPFETIDRDGVGALIRSACEAGRAARPGLKLGVCGEHGGDPESVHFFHEVGLDYVSCSPFRIPVARLEAGRAAADPSGNDSR; the protein is encoded by the coding sequence GTGTCGGAACAGGTATCGCAGAAGTTCGTCTACGACTTCACTGAGGGCAACAAGGAACTCAAAGACCTGCTCGGCGGAAAAGGTGCGAACCTCGCCGAGATGACCAACCTCGGTCTGCCCGTCCCTCCGGGCTTCATCATCACGACCGAGGCGTGCAAGGTCTACCTGGACTCCGGCCACGAACCGGCGGAGCTCCGCGACGAGGTGAGTGCGCACCTCGACGCCCTCGAGCAGAAGATGGGCAAGAAGCTCGGCCAGCCGGACAACCCGCTGCTGGTGTCCGTGCGGTCCGGGGCCAAGTTCTCCATGCCCGGCATGATGGACACCGTCCTCAACATCGGCATGTCCGACGCCTCGGTGGCCGGGCTCGCCGCCCAGGCCGGGGACGAGCGCTTCGCGTGGGACTCCTACCGCCGGCTGCTGCAGATGTTCGGCAAGACCGTCATGGGCGTGGACGGCGAGCTCTTCGAGGAGGCCCTCGAGGAGATCAAGCGCGCCAAGGGCGCCGAGAGCGACCTCGGTCTCGACGCGGCCGACCTCCAGCAGCTCGTGGAGGAGTTCAAGGGCATCGTGCTCAAGGAGGCGGGCCGCGAGTTCCCGCAGGAGCCTCGTGAGCAGATGGACCTCGCCGTGCGCGCGGTCTTCGACTCGTGGAACACCGACCGCGCCAAGCTCTACCGCCGCCAGGAGCGCATCCCCGGCGACCTCGGTACGGCCGTCAACATCTGCTCCATGGTCTTCGGCAACCTCGGCCCCGACTCGGGCACCGGCGTCGCCTTCACCCGTGACCCGGCCACCGGCCACCAGGGCGTCTACGGCGACTACCTGCAGAACGCGCAGGGCGAGGACGTCGTCGCGGGCATCCGCAACACCGTGCCGCTCGCCGATCTCGAAGGCCTCGACAAGGCGTCGTACGACCAGCTCATGCAGATCATGACGACGCTCGAAACGCACTACAAGGACCTGTGCGACATCGAGTTCACCATCGAGCGCGGCCACCTGTGGATGCTGCAGACCCGCGTCGGCAAGCGCACCGCGGCGGCCGCCTTCCGGATCGCCACCCAGCTCGTCGACCAGGGTCTGATCGACGAGGCCGAGGCGCTGCAGCGGGTCAACGGGGCGCAGCTCGCGCAGCTGATGTTCCCGCGCTTCGAGGAGGACTCGAAGGTCACGCGGCTCGGCTGGGGCATCGCCGCCTCGCCCGGCGCGGCCGTCGGCAAGGCCGTCTTCGACTCGTACACCGCCGTCAAGTGGTCGCGGTCCGGCGAGAAGGTCATCCTGATCCGCCGGGAGACCAACCCGGACGACCTCAACGGCATGATCGCCGCCGAGGGGATCCTGACCTCGCGCGGCGGCAAGACCTCGCACGCCGCCGTCGTCGCCCGCGGCATGGGCAAGACCTGTGTGTGCGGCGCCGAGGAGCTGGAGGTCGACACCAAGCGGCGCCGGATGACCGCGCCCGGCGGGATCGTCATCGAAGAGGGCGACGTCGTCTCCATCGACGGCTCCTCCGGCAAGGTCTACCTCGGTGAGGTGCCGGTCGTCCCGTCCCCGGTCGTCGAGTACTTCGAGGGCCGGATGCACGCGGGCGCCGACGACGCCGACGAGCTGGTCCAGGCCGTCCACCGGATCATGGCCTACGCCGACCGGGTCCGCCGGCTGCGGGTACGGGCCAACGCCGACAACGCCGAGGACGCCAACCGCGCCCGGCGCTTCGGCGCCCAGGGCATCGGGCTGTGCCGTACCGAGCACATGTTCCTCGGCGAGCGGCGCGAGCTGGTCGAGCGGCTGATCCTCGCCGACACCGACAGCGAGCGCGACGAGGCACTGGGTGCCTTGCTGCCGCTGCAGAAGGCCGACTTCATCGAGCTCTTCGAGGCGATGGACGGCCTGCCGGTGACGGTGCGCCTCCTCGACCCGCCGCTGCACGAGTTCCTGCCCGACATCACCGAGCTGTCGGTGCGGGTGGCGCTCGCGGAGTCCCGCAAGGACGCCAACGAGAACGATCTGCGCCTGCTGCAGGCCGTCCACAAGCTCCACGAGCAGAACCCGATGCTGGGTCTGCGCGGCGTCCGGCTCGGCCTCGTCATTCCCGGTCTGTTCTCCATGCAGGTACGGGCGATCGCCGAGGCGGCCGCGCACCGCAAGGACATGAAGGGCGATCCGCGTCCGGAGATCATGATTCCGCTCGTGGGCACCGTCCAGGAGCTGGAGATCGTCCGCGAGGAGGCCGAGAAGGTCATCGCCGAGGTGGAGGCCGCCACCGGCATAAACCTCAAGCTGACGCTCGGCACGATGATCGAACTGCCCCGTGCCGCGCTGACCGCCGGCCAGATCGCCGAGGCCGCGGAGTTCTTCTCCTTCGGCACGAACGACCTGACCCAGACGGTGTGGGGCTTCTCCCGCGACGACGTGGAGGCCTCGTTCTTCACCGCGTACCTGGAGAAGGGCATCTTCGGCGTCTCCCCGTTCGAGACCATCGACCGGGACGGCGTCGGCGCTCTCATCCGCTCCGCCTGCGAAGCCGGCCGCGCGGCGCGCCCCGGCCTGAAGCTCGGCGTCTGCGGTGAGCACGGCGGCGACCCCGAGTCCGTCCACTTCTTCCACGAGGTCGGACTCGACTACGTCTCCTGCTCCCCGTTCCGGATCCCGGTCGCCCGCCTCGAAGCGGGCCGCGCGGCGGCGGACCCGTCCGGCAACGACAGCCGGTGA
- a CDS encoding MFS transporter translates to MPELSSRRRMLVLAICCMSLLMVSLDNTILNVALPSMQKELHASVSGLQWTIDAYTLVLASLLMLAGSTADRIGRRRVFQTGLVLFTAGSVLCSLAPSLNWLIVFRMVQAVGGSMLNPVAMSIITNTFTDPRERARAIGVWGGVVGVSMAAGPVLGGLLVQTVGWRSIFWINLPVGLLALALTARYVPESRAPKARRVDPVGQLFVIALLGSLTYAIIEAPDAGWTSPLILGCLAVAIGSLAGLLSYERRRVDPLIELGFFRSAPFSGATVIAVSAFAALGGFLFLNTLYLQNTRGLSALDAGLYMLPMAVMCLVFAPLSGRLVGNRGPRLSLVLAGTAMTISGVMFAALDAESSNTLLFTSYVLFGIGFGLVNAPITNTAVSGMPRSQAGVAAAVASTSRQVGQSLGVAVIGAALAAGLHTTAWWIIAGCGAVVLLLGTLTTGRWAAGTAERAAERFREPAPRTVGTEAVTNS, encoded by the coding sequence GTGCCGGAACTGAGCTCCCGGCGCCGCATGCTCGTGCTGGCGATCTGCTGCATGAGCCTGCTCATGGTCAGCCTCGACAACACGATCCTCAATGTGGCGCTGCCCTCCATGCAGAAGGAGCTGCACGCCTCGGTCTCCGGTCTGCAGTGGACGATCGACGCGTACACGCTGGTGCTGGCCTCGCTGCTGATGCTCGCCGGCTCGACCGCCGACCGGATCGGCCGCCGCCGGGTCTTCCAGACCGGTCTGGTGCTCTTCACCGCGGGCTCGGTGCTCTGCAGCCTGGCGCCCAGCCTCAACTGGCTGATCGTCTTCCGGATGGTGCAGGCGGTCGGCGGCTCGATGCTCAACCCCGTCGCGATGTCGATCATCACCAACACCTTCACCGACCCCCGGGAGCGCGCCCGCGCGATCGGGGTGTGGGGCGGCGTCGTCGGCGTCAGCATGGCGGCGGGCCCGGTGCTCGGCGGACTGCTCGTCCAGACCGTCGGCTGGCGTTCCATCTTCTGGATCAACCTCCCGGTCGGACTGCTCGCCCTGGCCCTGACCGCCCGCTACGTGCCCGAGTCCCGCGCCCCCAAGGCGCGCCGGGTGGACCCGGTCGGCCAGCTGTTCGTCATCGCCCTGCTCGGCTCCCTGACGTACGCGATCATCGAGGCGCCGGACGCGGGCTGGACGTCGCCGCTGATCCTCGGCTGCCTGGCGGTCGCCATCGGCTCGCTCGCCGGGCTGCTGAGCTACGAACGGCGCCGCGTGGACCCGCTGATCGAGCTCGGCTTCTTCCGCAGTGCGCCCTTCAGCGGCGCGACGGTCATAGCGGTGAGCGCCTTCGCGGCGCTGGGCGGCTTCCTCTTCCTCAACACCCTGTACCTGCAGAACACCCGCGGCCTTTCCGCCCTCGACGCCGGGCTCTACATGCTGCCGATGGCCGTCATGTGCCTGGTCTTCGCCCCGCTGTCCGGGCGGCTGGTCGGCAACCGGGGGCCACGGCTGTCGCTGGTGCTCGCGGGTACGGCGATGACGATCAGCGGCGTGATGTTCGCGGCGCTGGACGCCGAGTCCTCCAACACGCTGCTGTTCACCTCGTACGTCCTCTTCGGCATCGGGTTCGGGCTGGTCAACGCGCCGATCACCAACACGGCCGTGTCCGGGATGCCGCGCTCGCAGGCCGGGGTGGCCGCCGCCGTCGCCTCCACCAGCCGCCAGGTCGGGCAGTCGCTGGGGGTGGCCGTGATCGGCGCCGCCCTCGCCGCCGGGCTGCACACCACCGCCTGGTGGATCATCGCCGGCTGCGGCGCCGTCGTCCTGCTCCTCGGCACGCTGACCACCGGCCGCTGGGCCGCCGGGACCGCGGAACGGGCCGCGGAACGGTTCCGGGAGCCGGCGCCCCGGACGGTCGGGACCGAAGCGGTCACGAACTCCTGA